TGAAAATAGAATCAAAATAAGCATTTCTAAAAACTGAAAttagacacttttttttaatatatatgagTCAACCTATTAGGACAAAGAAGAGTCTACACTTTATTCTTCTCCCAACATGAAACACAAAATCCTTTTATGTTGTGTCATAGTGTCAAGCACTAGATTTAATCAACATTTAACGTTTATTTCTCTTAAGGGTACCAAGTCTGGTGGCAGGTAAACAATAAACCgagtttttccccttcttttcacAATATTTCAGATTTTGACTATTTGAACTTTCCATCAGAATAATGTCAAGTGATACCGTAAAATCAGTAGAACGTTCATCTAGAAGTCATCAGAAAAATGATCTACAACAGGTTTCTGATAGAACATTTTTCATCGATGCTTCTAATCAGAACTTGGCTACCATTCCAGCGGAGATCTTAGAATTAAAAGAATTAGAGGAGGTGCATCTGGAAAACAACCAGATTGCAGAAATCCCCGAGGATATTCAGCATTTAAGGAATGTCAGAATCCTCTACCTGAACAAGAACAAGGTGAGGAACCTGTGCCCCGAGCTGGCGAAGCTGAGCAACCTGGAGGGCCTGGACCTGAGCGACAACCCGCTCCTAGCCTCGGCCCTTCCTGTGCTCAGCGGCATCCGCAAGCTGCGAGAGCTCCGCCTCTACCACACGGACCTGCAGGAGATCCCCATCATCATCTGTAAACTCCTCCACCACCTCGAGCTGCTCGGACTGGCCGGAAACCACCTGAAATCTCTGCCCAAGGAAATAGTGAACCAGACCAAACTGAGGGAGATCCACCTGAAACAGAACCAGTTTGAAGCCTTCCCTCTGGAGCTGTGCGTTCTCGACAACCTGGAGATCATTGACCTGGATGAGAACAAGCTGACTGTCATCCCAGAAGAGATTGGGAACCTGACGAAGCTGAAGAAGTTCTACGTGGCTTACAACAGCCTGCCTGTGCTCCCCGAGTCGCTGTGCCAGTGTACCAAGCTGTCGGTGCTGGATTTATCCTACAACCGCCTGCACGCCGTGCCGCACACCCTGGCCGAGCTCTCGCAGATGACGGAGGTCGGGCTGAGCGGGAACCCCCTGGAGAAGGTGCCGCACCTCGTCTGCAGGTGGACGTCGCTGCACCTGCTGTACCTGCGCAACACGAGCCTGCGGGTGCTGCGGCGCTGCTGCCGGCGCCTGGTCGGCCTGCGCTTCCTGGATCTCAGCCAGAACCACCTGGAACGCTGTCCACTGCAGATCTCTGCGCTGAAGAACCTGGAAATCCTGGCGCTGGACGATAATAAAATAAGCCAGGTACTGATTCCCTTCCTGGCTGCCACTGTGCTCTCATCAGGGGCCCTTCCGTCTCGAAATTGGTATGGTTCTGGGTCTAAACAGGAGAAAATTAGAACTGGGTTTATGGGTGAAAATCTGGACTTAACAAATATCTCCAACAAGGTCATCGTTTATGTTACTTTAACCCCCCTGAATAGCAGTAGTAATGTGATGTTTATTTACAATGGgtaggtgccaggcactgagctaaatgttttctatatattagctcatttaatactcacaagAACTTTTCGATGTCGGTGATAATATCCTCAATCATATATGAGGAAAATGAGGTGTGGCGAGCTTAACTTGTCAGGGCCACACACTGGCACGTGATAGAGCCAGCATTCTAACCCACAGCTGCTGGGCTGCAGGGCCCATCTCCTTAACAAAGACCCCCTCCGAAAAAGGCTTCCTGAAACAGCAGAGTTTTCTGACACATACAGCCTTAGGCCTTAATGTTCCATTGGTGGGAAACTACAAAACCAGATATGTCTGTAGAGAAACTCCCCTACATGTGCAGGGCGGTAAGTTCAAAAGCCTTCATCATAGCATTGTCGATAATCATGAGTATGGGAGATAATCTAAATGCCAGCTGGTAGACAGAGTCACATGTAACTTGTGGTATactcataaaatggaatactgtaCAATAATGTAAGTGAACTGAAGCTTTATGTGCCAACGTGGATAGATCTCAAAATTGTGGTATTTATTAAAAAAGTCAAGCACCTACTTGCAGAACCTTGTATCATATATAAATCTTTAATCACACAAAACTACATATACACAGCACatattttatggattttttatatgtaataaaagtgtaaaaataaatggtGGAAAAAAGCTCACTAAATTCCTGATAATGGCTACCTCTGGGGAGAggggggaagtcagggaaatgaGGAGGGGATGGGGGATGGTAGGAGAAGTCAACTTTCATTGCAGTGTTTCATTTGGTTTATTAGTGAAAAGTTTGGGCAGTGGGTTCAGCTGCCTGTttccttattatattttaatatctgaaaatttcAAAGAACAGAGTTCTGTTAAAAGCAAGAGACAActgtagagagagagaaacagagatatGGTGATCAGCAACTCTAATCAAATAATAGGTCTGTTTTTCCTGACAAAGAACACCACACTCATGTGTACCTCATACATTATAAAAGTCCTAGCCTtaaagttggctttttttttttaatctttttgctCAGTTTTCAATTTCTAGAGCTTTGTTGAGGGGAGAGGTTTGGTTTTTCTCACTGCTATGGAGTTTTAAAACTGACTTTCAGGAGGTAAACATTTTGAGGATTACTTTTAAGATTTAGGAAGAGAAACTAGGACTCAATCTCTAATTGGGAAATAACCCACCTTGGAGGATTTTCGAGGTTGTATAAGAACCCTCTGCTCATCCTCCCCATACCCCACTATTCTGCCACTGATATAAGAAGGTCCTTTTATAGCGAACGAAGTCTGTCATTCCACAGTGGGAGTAAAATTCTCAAAATATAAAGTGCCCTTGGGATGTATAACACGATTCATTTAAATCCTATTGAGTCATGAATGCTACCTAATCCTTCCCTGTGAGACATTTTAAGAGTCCAGGATGGAGGAGGGAATCACACACAGATGGCTCCTTACCAAAGTTAAGTCTCATCCAATACCAAGTTTTACTGCAAGTCAAACTGTACCGAAATGTGGACATGATCAATGTTAGGATGTTGAACCTGAAAATCTCTATGTACCACTGCTTATCGTTCTTCAGTTCTTATGATGGTATTTCTGTGTTGTCTTCTTTTCTCAACTTCCTATTATGCCAGCCCCTCCAGAAACCTCCCCATGCATTTCTCTCCGTAATGACACATGACCTCTAAGTcagctccttctctctcccaccccaAAGATTTACCTCCTGGGTTCCTGGAGCCTGAAGCCTAGCCAGTAGCTTTTGCTTGCCTAGGGGGAGGCAAAAATAGTTGACTTTCAGTGTGAATCTAGATGGATTTTATTTGTATGGTAAATTTCTATTAAAGGAGAAAGCTCAGCCTCAAAATAGCT
This portion of the Vicugna pacos chromosome 1, VicPac4, whole genome shotgun sequence genome encodes:
- the LRRIQ4 gene encoding leucine-rich repeat and IQ domain-containing protein 4; this encodes MSSDTVKSVERSSRSHQKNDLQQVSDRTFFIDASNQNLATIPAEILELKELEEVHLENNQIAEIPEDIQHLRNVRILYLNKNKVRNLCPELAKLSNLEGLDLSDNPLLASALPVLSGIRKLRELRLYHTDLQEIPIIICKLLHHLELLGLAGNHLKSLPKEIVNQTKLREIHLKQNQFEAFPLELCVLDNLEIIDLDENKLTVIPEEIGNLTKLKKFYVAYNSLPVLPESLCQCTKLSVLDLSYNRLHAVPHTLAELSQMTEVGLSGNPLEKVPHLVCRWTSLHLLYLRNTSLRVLRRCCRRLVGLRFLDLSQNHLERCPLQISALKNLEILALDDNKISQLPSDFGSLSKLKILGLSGNQFSSFPEEILSLESLEKLYIGQDQGAKLTHLPECIRKLQSLKELYVENNHLEELPVSLGSMPNLEILDCCHNLIKQLPDAICQAQALKKLLLEDNLITHLPENLDSLENLKVLTLTDNPMEEPPMEVCTQGSEAVREYLKNTRIMKIMATKIQAWWRGIMVWRGLGRFEELLKLQKKGKNSPKDKKGKKVAKGKPVKGNKK